From Lycium ferocissimum isolate CSIRO_LF1 chromosome 12, AGI_CSIRO_Lferr_CH_V1, whole genome shotgun sequence, one genomic window encodes:
- the LOC132039843 gene encoding L-ascorbate oxidase homolog → MQLKKAIAFLVSLLVVNAVAESPYRFFEWNVTYGTISPLGVPQQGILINGQFPGPDIISVTNDNVIVNVFNSLDEPFLISWNGVQNRRNSYEDGVWGTTCPIPPGKNFTYTLQMKDQIGSFYYFPSLGFHKAAGGFGSIRIFSGPFVPVPLPAYSGDFAVLIGDWYKRNHTNLRAILDRGHKLPFPDGILINGHGPNGASFTVDQGKTYRLRISNVGLENSLNFRIQGHNMTLVEVEGTHTMQETYSSLDVHVGQSYSVLITADKAPKDYYIVVSSRFTSKILTTTSVLHYSNSNSLVSDPLPSGPTIEVGWSLYQARSIRTNLTANGPRPNPQGAYHYGMINTTRTIRLATSAGLVNGEQRYAVNSVSFVPTDTPLKLADYFMIGGFHPGNIPDAPPGGGIHLDTSVLQTDYRTFIEIIFENKERIVQSWHTAGYSFWVVGMDGGRWSPAKRNQYNLRDAVSRCTTQVYPRSWTAIYIALDNVGMWNIRSEFWARRYLGQQLYMRVYTTSTSYRDELPIPVNALLCGKVADRNTSRF, encoded by the exons ATGCAGCTAAAAAAAGCCATAGCATTTTTAGTTTCCCTACTAGTTGTGAACGCAGTAGCAGAGAGTCCTTACAGATTCTTTGAATGGAATGTTACATATGGAACCATTTCTCCTCTAGGTGTTCCCCAACAG GGAATTCTGATCAATGGCCAATTCCCTGGTCCTGACATTATCTCTGTCACCAATGACAATGTTATTGTCAATGTCTTCAACAGCTTGGATGAGCCTTTTCTAATTTCCTG GAATGGAGTGCAAAATAGGAGAAACTCATACGAAGACGGGGTATGGGGAACGACGTGCCCAATACCACCAGGGAAGAATTTCACGTACACTTTACAAATGAAGGATCAAATAGGGAGCTTTTACTACTTCCCTTCTCTTGGATTCCACAAAGCTGCAGGTGGTTTTGGTAGCATCAGGATCTTCAGCGGGCCTTTTGTCCCTGTTCCTCTCCCTGCTTATTCTGGCGATTTCGCCGTCCTTATTGGTGATTGGTACAAGAGGAATCACACG AACCTTAGAGCTATTCTTGACAGAGGCCACAAGTTGCCTTTTCCGGATGGCATTCTTATCAATGGTCATGGCCCTAATGGTGCTTCCTTCACAGTTGATCAAG GGAAAACTTACAGACTGAGGATATCTAATGTTGGATTGGAAAACTCACTCAATTTCCGAATCCAAGGACACAACATGACGTTGGTTGAAGTAGAGGGTACACACACAATGCAAGAGACTTATTCCTCACTTGATGTTCATGTTGGACAATCCTACTCTGTCCTAATCACGGCTGATAAAGCTCCCAAGGACTACTACATTGTGGTTTCATCCCGTTTCACGTCTAAGATTCTTACTACGACTAGTGTACTTCACTATAGTAACTCTAACAGCCTGGTCTCTGACCCGCTCCCCAGTGGTCCAACCATCGAAGTTGGTTGGTCCCTTTACCAGGCCCGTTCTATCAG GACCAACTTGACCGCTAATGGACCAAGGCCTAACCCACAAGGTGCGTACCATTATGGTATGATTAATACAACTAGAACTATCAGACTTGCTACTTCTGCTGGTCTGGTGAATGGCGAGCAGAGATATGCTGTCAACAGTGTGTCCTTTGTGCCCACTGATACTCCGCTCAAGCTTGCTGACTACTTCATGATTGGAGGGTTCCACCCCGGAAACATACCTGATGCCCCACCCGGTGGAGGAATTCACCTCGACACATCTGTTTTGCAAACTGACTACAGGACATTCATTGAGATTATATTCGAGAATAAGGAGAGGATTGTCCAAAGCTGGCATACTGCCGGCTACTCCTTCTGGGTAGTAGG CATGGACGGAGGACGATGGAGTCCTGCAAAAAGGAATCAATACAATCTTCGCGATGCAGTTTCACGTTGCACAACTCAG GTGTATCCCAGGTCATGGACAGCAATATACATTGCATTGGACAATGTGGGAATGTGGAACATAAGATCTGAGTTTTGGGCTCGACGATATCTCGGACAACAGTTATACATGAGGGTCTACACAACATCAACCTCTTACCGAGATGAATTACCGATTCCAGTTAATGCTCTTTTATGTGGCAAGGTGGCTGACCGCAACACAAGCCGTTTTTAA